The Acidobacteriota bacterium genomic interval GAAAAAGTGGAATTGGGTTAATTACAAAGTTTGATGCCTCCGAGTTTAGAACACGGATTGCTGGTGAAATAAAAGGATTTGATCCATTAAAATTCATTGAAGAAAAAGAGATTGGTAGGATAGATCCCTTTATACAATATGCATTGGCTGCAGCCCATCTCGCAATAGAAGATTCTGGTATAAAATTGCCTTTTGAAAATCCTGAAAGAGTAGGTGTTTATGCTGGTTCAGGAATAGGAGGTTTGAAGTCAATTGAAGATACACATCGGGAGTATCTTGAAAAAGGACCTAAGAGGATATCTCCATTTTTTATAACTTCTGTTGTTATCAATTTAGCTGCAGGCCAGATCTCAATAAAATATGGGGCAAAAGGACCTAACTCTGCAACTTCAACTGCCTGTTCAACGAGTTCTCATTCAATAGGTGATTCCTTTAAAATAATTCAGAGAGGAGAAGCTGACATAATGATTGCAGGAGGCTCAGAAGCTCCTATCACTCCATTAGGGCTTGGAGGTTTTTCTTCAATGAGAGCTCTATCCACAAGAAATGATGAACCAGAGAGAGCATCAAGACCTTTTGATAGATATAGAGATGGGTTTGTAATGGGAGAGGGAGCAGGGATATTAATTTTAGAGGAGTTGAATAGTGCTTTAAAAAGAAATGCTAATATCTATGCAGAAATTATCGGATACGGAATGTCTGGAGATGCATTTCATATTACAGCACCCTGTTCTGATGCCGATGGAGCTATTAGAGTTATGGTTAACACTATAAAAGATGCAGGAATTTCACCGGATTTGATAGATTATATAAATGCCCATGGAACTTCTACTCCTTTGAATGATAAGCTTGAGACCCTTGCAATTAAAAAAGTTTTTGGAGGTAGGGCGTATAAGATTGCAATTTCTTCCACAAAGTCAATGTCAGGTCATCTTTTAGGAGCAGCAGGAGCACTGGAAGCTGGAATAACAGCAATGGCAATAAAAGAGGAGATATTGCCTCCCACGATAAATCTTACCAATCATGACCCTGATTGCGACCTCGATTATGTTCCAAATGTTTCAAGAAAGATGAAAATATACGCAGCGATCTCCAATTCGTTTGGCTTTGGTGGAACGAATGCCTCACTGTTATTTAAAAAATTTGAAGGAGGTTAGATTGGAAATTTTAGTATTTATAAAACAGGTTCCAGATACAGAAACCAGGATCAGGATATCTGAAGATAAAAAATCCATCGTAGAAGAAGATTTAGCTTTTATACTGAACCCTTACGATGAATTTGCCATTGAAGAAGCCTTAAGGATTAGGGAAGCAAGAGGCGGAAAGGTCACAGCAGTCTCTGTGGGAAAAGAAAAAGTTACCACAGTATTGAAGAAAGCTTTGGCAATGGGAGTGGATGAGGCGATTTTAATAAAGGATGAAGCTGGAGAAACTTACGATGGATTCAGAATTGCAAAGATAATTTCTGAATTTATAAGAAAAGAGTTTCCTGTTTATGGTCTTTTGTTTTTTGGAAAACAGGCAATTGGAAGCGATAATGCAGTTATTCCCAGTATGGTGGGAGAATTTCTGACTATCCCCTCGATTACGGTTGTTACTAAATTAACGGTTGAGAATGGAAAAGGAAAAGTCCACAGAGAGATTGAAGGAGCGACAGAGGTTGTTGAATTTTCGCTTCCTGCAATAATTTCTGCTCAAAAAGGATTGAATGAACCAAGATATGAAACTTTGAAGGGAATAATGGCTGCAAAGAAGAAGGAAATCAAGATTTTTACTCTTGAAGGGTTAGGACTTAAAGAAGAAGATTTAAGCCCGTCGATTGAGATTTCGAAAATTGATTACCCTCCTCCAAGAAAAGAGGGTAGGATAATTGACGGAACACCCGAGGAAGCAGTGAAAAAGCTTGTTGAACTTCTAAGAAATGAAGCAAAGGTAATTTAATGAAATAGGGAGATAAAATGATATTAGTATTTATAGAACAAAGGGAAGGAAGGATAAAAAAATCCTCAATCGAAGTTTTGTCGAAGTCAATCAGATTAAAAAGAGGAGAAGTTAATTCAATAATTATTGGAAATAATTTGAAAGATTCCATCAATGATTTAAAAAAATTTTGTGAAAAAATTTATGTTTATGATGATCCTTTTTTTGAAAAATATTCTTCTTTATATTCTGACATAATTGTAGATTTAGCGAAGAGATTAACCCCAGAAGCAATTTTCTTTTCAGCCACATCTTTGGGAAAGGATTTAGCTCCAAGAGTTGCAGCTAATTTGAATGTATCGATTGCGTCAGATTGCATAGAGATAAAATGGGAAAGCGATATTCTTTATATAAAGAGGCCGATTTACGCAGGAAAAGCTTTTGCCTTAGTTAATTTCTTAAAAAAACCTTATATTGCTACTTTAAGGCCCAATGTTTTCTCCATCGATTTTAATGGAGATAAAAATGCTGAAATAATAGAAGAAAAGTATGAATTAAAAAAAGAAATAAACAGTAAGGTTATCGAAATTCTAAGAGGAGGAGGAACAGCTCTTGATATAACAGAAGCACAGGCCATTGTATCTGGAGGAAGGGGAATGAAAACTCCTGAAAATTTTTCCCTTCTCAAAGAATTAGCTTCAATTATCCCGAATTGCGCTGTTGGTGCCTCAAGAGCAGCTGTGGATGCAGGATGGATAGACCATCAACATCAGGTTGGGCAGACAGGAAAAGTTGTATCTCCTGATTTATACATGGCCTTTGGAATTTCTGGGTCTATTCAGCATCTTGCCGGTATGTCCTCTTCTAAAGTGATTGTGGCAGTGAATAAAGACCCTGAAGCACCAATTTTTAAAGTAGCAGATTATGGAATTGTTGGAGATTTGTTTGAAGTAGTACCTCTTTTAAAAGAAGAGTTGAAAAAACTTTTATCTCAATAAATTAAAGAAGCATAACATTTTTTTCTGAGCGTGTTTCTCCAACACTTGTTATTCTAATTGCTGCAAGGTCTCTAACAGGACACTTATATTCACATATTCCACATCCAATACATTCTTCAGGGATTACAACCGGAACCTTCATGATTTTTTTTCCATCCTTTGTGGTTACTTCTTCTTCGACCATTTTTATTGCCTTGGGAGAGGTAGGACAGTGTTCCTCACATACAATACAATTTATTCCAAATGAGAAAGGAAGGCATCTGTCTTTATCCACAAAAGCTGTTCCGATATGAATTTTCTTTTTCTTTTCCATTGTAATTTTTTCAATCGCATCTGTGGGACATACCTGGGAGCAGAGATAACAGTTATACTCACAGTATCCTATTTTGGGAACAAGTTTTGGAGTCCATAGAGTTTCAAAACCTCCTTCGAATAAGGAAGGGTGCAATCCATTCGTAGGACAAACTTTTATGCACTCACTACATTTTATGCATTTTTTTACAAATTCTTCCTCCTTAACTGCTCCGGGAGGTCTGATTAGCGAAGGGTCAGCGTTTTTTACCGCAGATGAAATTTTGAAAAATGGAGCTAAAACAACACCTGCCATTCCTGTAAATATTAATTTCCTTTTCTCAAAATTAACTGTTTTGTTTAGAGCAGGCTTGGATTCAAGGGGGAATGTAATGCCAGAATAAGGGCAAACTTTTGCGCACGTAAAACAGAATATACATTCTGAGGCTTTCCATTTGTTTTCTGGAAAAGGAGTTGCCTCGGTTGGACATCTAATGTTACATAATTTGCATTCATTACATTTACTTCGGTCTAATTTTAATTTCAAAAATGAAAAATTTCCGAATATTCCCAGCAGTGCACCGAGCGGGCATAGGGCTCTGCACCAGAATCTATCTTTTAAAGAATTCAAAAATATAATCACCAAAAAAATCAACCCGATAAACAATCCCTGATCGAAATTTAAATCCATATAGTAAGATTCCATGAACTGGGAGATTCTATCACCGAGTTCAACGAAAAGATTCATGTTTATTGAGTAGAAAATAAATATAACTGAATCGAGTATCTTCCCTGCTACAGGAAATACAGAGTTTGTAAATGATCTGTAAAGGAGAGAGAATGGGTCTATGATACCGAAAAGATTCACTGAGAAAATTGAAAATATCAAAAAGGCTATAAGTAAATAATATTTCCACAGGAGTCTGCTCTCTTTATCCTTTAACTGTATAAATATTTTTGCTTTTCTGAAAATAAATGAAAATAGCTGGAGCAAAGAACCTAATGGACATATCCATCCACAGAAAAACCTTCCGAATAGAATTGTTATCATCAATGTTATCAGTGAGAAATAAAAAGCTTTTAATAAAATGTGAGAAGATACCAGATTTACTAATGGTATTAAAGGGTCAAATTTAAAAAATATATTTACCGGTGCAGAAAGAACATCTTTCTCTGGATATTTTGTTATAAGAATAAGATAAAAAAAAATAAAGAAGAATATGAATTGGGTTATTATTCTTAAAAGCTCAATTATTATATATTTTTCAGATCTTTGATTTTTCAATTTTTAATTTTGAAAGGTCTACCTCACCATTCTTTCTTTTCTCGGCAATTCTTAAAAATCCAAGTTCTCTATAAGTTTTTCCGAAGAGTGTAGCTCCATAGGAATCAACTGCAACATAATCCCTGCCTGCTATGATTGTCTTCTTTATCTGGACATCAGAAAGGCTCCCACCAGTTGGACCATTTCTTACCATAATTCTCCAGGCATCGATAACTGAAAGGCTGGGCTTAAAGAAATCTGCAAGGTCATTAACTACTCCATCAATCTGTTGATGGAGTCTATTCCTCTCGCCACCGATAGCTCCGAGCCAGTTTTTCATTCCGAGCGTGAGAACAGCTAAGCTGTGATGTTTTGCTACAGGGACATTAATGATTTTATCTACTTCAACAAAATTTACGAGAACATCCCATTCTTTCAAATATTCTCCATTAATTGAGACTCTTTTTATTCTTCTCAAATTTGGAAGAGGAACCTCAGCTCCTGCTTCTTTTGCTGCTTTCTCAATCCCTGACCTTATGTATGTTTTCTTTGCGTTATCGCACGGATTGTCAAGAACCATGACTTTTCTTGCTCCTGCTTCATATGCCATTTCAACCAATGCTTTTACAACCTCTGGATTTGTGTTTGCTCCCTGTTCAGGAATTCTATCCCATCCGATGTTTGGTTTTACTATTACCTTATCTCCTCGAGATATAAATTTCTTCATCCCCCCTATCTTTTCTATTGCTTTTTTTGTTCCTATATAAGGAGATTCTGATTGTACCACTGCCAAGTCAGGCAAAGTTTGAGAATGAATAATTTCGGGGAAAAATTTTAGAACAACCCCACCAGCAATAATAGAGTTTAAAAATTTTCTCCTTTCCATTTTTTAAACCTTTCCGAGGGATTTTAAATATTCTAATATGCCGTTATAGATTCCTGAAGCTATTTTTTCTCTTTCAGAAGGCTTTCTTAGAAGGGCTGCATCTCTTGCATTACTTAAATAAGCAACTTCAACGAGAATTGAAGGCATTTCAGCTCCAATCAACACATAGAATGGAGCCTGTTTTAATCCTTTTGGAACAGGAAATGCGTTATTCTCCATACTTTTATGTATCATTTTTGCTAATCCCTGAGATTCGCTCAGTTTACTGTTAAGGATGATTTTTTTCAGGATGTTTTCCAGTTCTCCTATGGATTTTGTTGAAACTGCATTTTCTCTCGCAGCCACATCTATGGCATCAGGGTCAGTTGTAAAATTTAATGTGTAAATTTCAAACCCATTTCTATTTTTATTTCTTGAGGAATTAGCATGGATTGAAATAAATAAATCCGCCTTTTCTGAGTTTGCTTTTGCAGTTCTTTCCTCCAGCGGAATGAAATTATCTTTGTTTCTTGTGATTATTACATCAATGTCAAGATTTTTTTCGATTAATTTTTTGATTTTTAGTGCTATATCAAGGACAATCTCTTTTTCTTTCAATCCAAATAAGCCAATAGCACCAGGGTCGTGTCCACCATGCCCTGGATCGATAACTATTTTTTTAACTCCTAAGCCAAGCTGTCTTGCCATGGAATACTCTTTTTTTTCTGTAGGAGAAGGGATGGAAGGAATTGATGGCCTTGTAAATTCTTCTCCAAATATGTCGATAATGATTCGAAATGGATTTTGAAGAGAAAAGATATTATATTTCTGGATTTCTTTGAATTCTAATACAACTCTTACTATGTTTCTTCTAAATTGGGCTATTCTTATTTCCTTAAGATAACCTTTGTTTATTATGAACCTATCTGGTATATTTGCCAATCTGGAATTCAGGATATCAAAATAAATTCTTGTTCTACCTTTTTCAATGAGTTTCTGTTCATTGAATTTTACTGGCTTATTCACATCCACGACCACTCTTGTGTAGTCCTCACTTGAAAAATATCTTATGTTGTGAACGATTGCGATATCTTTTAAAGAATAAACTGGAAAAGTAGACAACAAAAAAAATAAGATTAATGTTGGGTAAGTTAAATACCTTTTATAATTTTTTTGAGACATGAACTTAAGGAGTTTAATATAACAAAAAAATTGTCAAATGAGAATAATTTTATTCGTGACGGTTTTCAGGAACCTTCGGTTTCTCCGCCACCCTTCCTGCTCACTCTTATGTATTTATTATTGTAGCTTACTTTTTAATTAAATAATCGTCGATATATCGCTCAGAAGATGGTTGCCCTCTTAATTTAATTACAATTTATTTTTGTGAAAATAGGATAAAGCACTTAAAAATATAATGGATCCGAATAGATTAAATACTATATCTTTAATTGAGGCTTCACGGCCTGGAACAAAACTTTGAATGATTTCATTAAGAATTCCAAATAAAAATGAAATAAAAATTGTCACAGCAGCGTTTCTTTTCAGACTTTCCTTAGGATTTCTTGAGATAGAAAGAAATAAAAGGACTCCCAAAATCCCGTATTCAATGAAATGAAGAAGATAATCAGGGAAGTATCTTGTTATATCAAGCGGAGCCTTTGTTTTTGTAGAAGAATAAATAATTAAAGAAGCATAAAGAGCAGTTATAAGTCTTATGTATATTAATTTTGATTGGAACATTAAAAAGGGAATGGATACATTATCCAGGCAAAAATTATCCCTCCTAAAATTAAAGAGAGAAAAAGGATTATTCCGAATTTTATTCGTTCTCTTCCTTCTTTTCTAATTAAAGAAAGAACTATTGAGGTTAGGGCAGCGTATATAATCATTGTAAAAAGATGACTTTTAAGAATCATTTTTTCTTTCCTTTTGCTATATCATATGCATTCAATGCAACAAGGTAATTTAGAAGACCTGAACCAGCTATGTAAGCAGTTCCATAATCGAATGTTACAGCCCTTTGGTTTCCTTCGCCGGTTCCCATTGCGCTGAAGATTATGTATAAAATTCCGTTCCCTAAATCAGAAAAAAAAGCAAGAAGACCTAACAAATTCTCAACTTTTGATTTAAAAAATTTACCTTCCATTGTGAGGCCGAGTAAGAACATAGAAACTATACATAAAAAGAAAATAACTGCTCTTACATATTTTTTCTGGATTAAATGCCCCAATCCTGGAACAAGCCATCCTGAAAAGAAAATAAAATATGCATTCATTATGAAACTCAAATATTAAAGCAAATCATCAAATTCGTCAATTCATTTTTCAGAAATATTGCTTTTTTTAATATGACTAAATTTAAATTGAGGTAGCATCAACTGTTGAGGATTTTTTCTACTTCTTCTTTGTCTGTATCCATTATATAAGAAATTCCACTTATCTCTGCTGCTTCCTTTGTTATAGCTGCTATGTCATCTCTTGTTATGTAATTCAGAGAGAATTTTCTGTTTCCTGCCATAAGCTGTTTTAGTCCCTGTTCTATTCTTTTTAAATAAGTGTAGAGACCTAATGCTCCAGTCGGGACCTTATCAAAATCCTTTCCCAGTTCTTTTTTAAGTTCAGGAGCAGTTACAAATATTTCTTCTGCAGTTTCTCCAAATCTTTCTACATAAACTGGAATATCTCCCTCAATGATTCTCTTTCCTATTGTCTTTCCAACCATTGCTGCTGCCAAAGGTCCTCTTGCCATACCAACTAATTTAAAATAAGGAGCTCCAAGAGCCAATCCTTTATAAATTTGGTCTTCGAGAATAAATCCTCCAGCAACCCCTAAATCAGGAACATACTCTCCTTTTTTAGCAAGCTTATCTGCATATGAATAGAGTAATGAATGCAATTCAACAACTGGA includes:
- a CDS encoding DUF6677 family protein, with translation MNAYFIFFSGWLVPGLGHLIQKKYVRAVIFFLCIVSMFLLGLTMEGKFFKSKVENLLGLLAFFSDLGNGILYIIFSAMGTGEGNQRAVTFDYGTAYIAGSGLLNYLVALNAYDIAKGKKK
- the fabF gene encoding beta-ketoacyl-ACP synthase II, with amino-acid sequence MSSQFGEKRRVVITGIGLVSPLGIGKEENWKNILEGKSGIGLITKFDASEFRTRIAGEIKGFDPLKFIEEKEIGRIDPFIQYALAAAHLAIEDSGIKLPFENPERVGVYAGSGIGGLKSIEDTHREYLEKGPKRISPFFITSVVINLAAGQISIKYGAKGPNSATSTACSTSSHSIGDSFKIIQRGEADIMIAGGSEAPITPLGLGGFSSMRALSTRNDEPERASRPFDRYRDGFVMGEGAGILILEELNSALKRNANIYAEIIGYGMSGDAFHITAPCSDADGAIRVMVNTIKDAGISPDLIDYINAHGTSTPLNDKLETLAIKKVFGGRAYKIAISSTKSMSGHLLGAAGALEAGITAMAIKEEILPPTINLTNHDPDCDLDYVPNVSRKMKIYAAISNSFGFGGTNASLLFKKFEGG
- a CDS encoding VanZ family protein translates to MFQSKLIYIRLITALYASLIIYSSTKTKAPLDITRYFPDYLLHFIEYGILGVLLFLSISRNPKESLKRNAAVTIFISFLFGILNEIIQSFVPGREASIKDIVFNLFGSIIFLSALSYFHKNKL
- a CDS encoding electron transfer flavoprotein subunit beta/FixA family protein, which translates into the protein MEILVFIKQVPDTETRIRISEDKKSIVEEDLAFILNPYDEFAIEEALRIREARGGKVTAVSVGKEKVTTVLKKALAMGVDEAILIKDEAGETYDGFRIAKIISEFIRKEFPVYGLLFFGKQAIGSDNAVIPSMVGEFLTIPSITVVTKLTVENGKGKVHREIEGATEVVEFSLPAIISAQKGLNEPRYETLKGIMAAKKKEIKIFTLEGLGLKEEDLSPSIEISKIDYPPPRKEGRIIDGTPEEAVKKLVELLRNEAKVI
- a CDS encoding electron transfer flavoprotein subunit alpha/FixB family protein; its protein translation is MILVFIEQREGRIKKSSIEVLSKSIRLKRGEVNSIIIGNNLKDSINDLKKFCEKIYVYDDPFFEKYSSLYSDIIVDLAKRLTPEAIFFSATSLGKDLAPRVAANLNVSIASDCIEIKWESDILYIKRPIYAGKAFALVNFLKKPYIATLRPNVFSIDFNGDKNAEIIEEKYELKKEINSKVIEILRGGGTALDITEAQAIVSGGRGMKTPENFSLLKELASIIPNCAVGASRAAVDAGWIDHQHQVGQTGKVVSPDLYMAFGISGSIQHLAGMSSSKVIVAVNKDPEAPIFKVADYGIVGDLFEVVPLLKEELKKLLSQ
- a CDS encoding N-acetylmuramoyl-L-alanine amidase, which gives rise to MSQKNYKRYLTYPTLILFFLLSTFPVYSLKDIAIVHNIRYFSSEDYTRVVVDVNKPVKFNEQKLIEKGRTRIYFDILNSRLANIPDRFIINKGYLKEIRIAQFRRNIVRVVLEFKEIQKYNIFSLQNPFRIIIDIFGEEFTRPSIPSIPSPTEKKEYSMARQLGLGVKKIVIDPGHGGHDPGAIGLFGLKEKEIVLDIALKIKKLIEKNLDIDVIITRNKDNFIPLEERTAKANSEKADLFISIHANSSRNKNRNGFEIYTLNFTTDPDAIDVAARENAVSTKSIGELENILKKIILNSKLSESQGLAKMIHKSMENNAFPVPKGLKQAPFYVLIGAEMPSILVEVAYLSNARDAALLRKPSEREKIASGIYNGILEYLKSLGKV
- a CDS encoding 4Fe-4S dicluster domain-containing protein encodes the protein MKNQRSEKYIIIELLRIITQFIFFFIFFYLILITKYPEKDVLSAPVNIFFKFDPLIPLVNLVSSHILLKAFYFSLITLMITILFGRFFCGWICPLGSLLQLFSFIFRKAKIFIQLKDKESRLLWKYYLLIAFLIFSIFSVNLFGIIDPFSLLYRSFTNSVFPVAGKILDSVIFIFYSINMNLFVELGDRISQFMESYYMDLNFDQGLFIGLIFLVIIFLNSLKDRFWCRALCPLGALLGIFGNFSFLKLKLDRSKCNECKLCNIRCPTEATPFPENKWKASECIFCFTCAKVCPYSGITFPLESKPALNKTVNFEKRKLIFTGMAGVVLAPFFKISSAVKNADPSLIRPPGAVKEEEFVKKCIKCSECIKVCPTNGLHPSLFEGGFETLWTPKLVPKIGYCEYNCYLCSQVCPTDAIEKITMEKKKKIHIGTAFVDKDRCLPFSFGINCIVCEEHCPTSPKAIKMVEEEVTTKDGKKIMKVPVVIPEECIGCGICEYKCPVRDLAAIRITSVGETRSEKNVMLL
- a CDS encoding DUF362 domain-containing protein, which produces MERRKFLNSIIAGGVVLKFFPEIIHSQTLPDLAVVQSESPYIGTKKAIEKIGGMKKFISRGDKVIVKPNIGWDRIPEQGANTNPEVVKALVEMAYEAGARKVMVLDNPCDNAKKTYIRSGIEKAAKEAGAEVPLPNLRRIKRVSINGEYLKEWDVLVNFVEVDKIINVPVAKHHSLAVLTLGMKNWLGAIGGERNRLHQQIDGVVNDLADFFKPSLSVIDAWRIMVRNGPTGGSLSDVQIKKTIIAGRDYVAVDSYGATLFGKTYRELGFLRIAEKRKNGEVDLSKLKIEKSKI